The Planctellipticum variicoloris DNA window GCGCATTGACAGTTGCGATCGATTCGGCGGAGACCAGCCGGAGGACGTCGTCGATTCCGCGCGCACGTCCCAGAATGCCGGAGTCGCTCCAGTGCCGCCACTTCGGAACCGCCAGCGTGCACTCGTTCCTGATCGCCGGCACGCGACTCCATACAAAACTCTTGCGGAGGACATCGTAGGTTCGACGCCCTTCCCCGTTCCCCGAAACCGCGACCAGCAGGTAGTCCGCATCAAACCGGAGCAATTGCTCCGGTGAGATCGTCGAACTCCACGTGCGGTTGCGGACCAGATCGGGTCGTTTCATCTGCAGGTCGCCGTAGAGCAGCGGACTGACGTGATTCTGATCTCCAAACAGGCGGTAAATGCGCGGTCGAACGGCCATCATCGCCATCGTCCGGGAACCGACGATCGGATGCAGGACGGCGTTGGCCGCGCTGACCTTGGCGTTGTACCAGGCCAGTCGGGCTTCCGCCTGCCGACGTCGCCCGACGACCACGCCCACGTCGAGCAATCGCTGACGGTAGTTCACGAGATGGTCGAGCAACACGACCACGGGAGCGATCTGCGACAACTGCAGATACGTCTGGCGGCTGGTGTTCCGCGTGATGATCAGGTCGGGCCGGACACGGACCACCGCTTCCAGATTCGGCAAGTGTGCTCCGTAGACGTTCGGGATCCACGGCACATCCGCCAGCGGCTCCGCCAGGTAGTCCGGAAAATTGCCGTCATTGATGGAATGCGCCACCGGCTTCAATCCGATCGCCAGCAGCTCGTCGGCGGCGGATAAGGCGCAAACTCGCTGAGGGCTGGCCGGTACGCGGGTCGTTCCGGCGGCATGGCGAATGACGCGGTATCCGGGACCTTCTTCAACAACCTCAACCGGATGACTTCCCGTACCGGGGAGGCCGGCCTCTGCGCCGTTCGCCCGAGGAATTCGGATGACCGCCGCGTCAACGGCAGAGCCGGCGGTCGCAGTCGCAAGATAGATCAGAGCCGCCGAACACATCACGGCGCTCCCCGCAAGCCCGACGCGTCTGGCGTGCAGGAGCCTCTCCATCCGGACGAACTCAAGGGAACGATGTCGTGGCATTCAATCGCAATTTCTGGTGACTTCGCCTGCAAGACTCGACAGGAGCAGCGCCCCCGCGACGTCGACGGCCGGACGCCCCGACCGTCACGTCAGTCGAGTTCGAAGGATTCCAGCGAGGTCTCCGGCCCCGTAACCTGGACTCGAATCTTCGACGTTGCCGGATCGTTGTAGCGCAGCCCCAGCCGATCGGGAGGCAGGTCGGAGTTTTCATCGTTCGGATCAGGCTTACCGGTTCGTTTTCCGGGCCAGTAAATCGTCACCGCATACTCTCCCTCCGGTGCGCCGTCATCCGTCTGGTAGGTCGTGAGCTGAAATCTGCCGTTCTCATTCACGGTGCCGCGAGAACGGATCATGTCGAACCGCCCCGTCTGAATGGGCAGCGGGTGAAACATCACGACCGCCCCCTTCGCGGCCTCGCCGTCGACAAAGACCGACCCGGTCACCGGGTACACCGGCTTCAGGTCGGGACCGTTCGAACCGCAACCGGCGACCAGGGGCGTCAGAAAAACGAGAGTGCGACCGAGCTCTCGAAAGCAATTTGTCATGAAGTCCCCAAGCGTGCGATGTGGAACGGAATGGGAGCGATCAGTAGTCGTTGATCGTCACCACTTCGCCGCCGGCGCGAGTCGTCAGATCGATCAGCGTATACACATTGAGCCCCTCGCCGAGCGAGCGCACCGAACCGTCGCCAAAGCAGATGTTCGCCATCTGCGAGTGAAATGCGTAAATGCCGCGCCAGTTGGTGCAGTTGACGGCGCACGGCCCCGGGAAGGCCAGTCCGTCCATCGTGTGCCCGTGGATCTGGGTCTTATTATCCCGCCCTGCCCAGACGCCATAGGCCGACTGATTCACCGAAGTCGGGGCCGTCGAGCCGATCGTTCCCAGTCGCTTCCCGCGCACCCAGAACTCCGGTCGCCCGGCGTCTTCGACGATCATGATCGTGTTGGTAAGCCCGTCGGTGCACTCGGCGAAACGAATCGGCTTGTCATTGCTGAACAGCCCTCCCCGGTTGAGCGTCGCCGGAACCCCCAGTCCGACGACCGCCGAACTGTCGACTCCGTCGGACGAGGAATAGTCGGTGCAGGCTGCGTCGGTCCAGTTCTGACCGTTGGTCGTCGCCCCGGTCGACGTCCGCGGATTGGGCGCCGAAGGGCACTGAAACACCGCTAACTGCCGGCTGTAGACCGGCTGATTGCTCGGATCGAACCATTCCCCTTCGTCGCGGTACATCTCGGCCAGGGCGGGCTGCTCCAGATACGGCAACAGCCGAAAGTTCCACCCGTGACGGGCGCCGACGGGATTCGTACCGTTCGGCGGAATGCCGTTGTAGACGCTCTCGTAGTTATGGATCGCCAGGCCGATCTGCTTGAGATTGTTCCGGCACTGCGTCCGCCGCGCCGCTTCGCGCGCCTGCTGCACCGCAGGCAGGAGCAGGCCAATCAGAATGGCGATGATCGCAATCACGACCAGCAGCTCGATCAGCGTAAATGCGCGACGATCAGGTGAGGACATGGAACTCTCGGACGAGGAAGTTGGAATCGATCGGGATGCTGCCGCGGCGCGGCCCCTCATGGCTCGCCTCGCTCGGCAATTCGGCGGATCACCCCGGCGGCGCATTCGGGGTTGCAGGTCAGGAACTCCACATTGTCCACCACAATCAAATTGCCCGGCTGAACTTCGGCCAGCGACTTGCCGCAATGAGCGCACATGCCCGGACGACCGACGGAAGTCGTGACGGCGACTTCCGGAGTTTCAACCTGGGCACAACCGGACGACGCGAGAATCGATCCCATCAGCAGACCGGCCGCCGTTCCGCGGAATCCCATCTCCACCCTCTCAACCGCCGTGCGAGCAACATGCCTCCTGGCGAATCTGCCATACGCAACAGCCGTGCCGGTGCGATGTTCTCCGCGCTCATTACGCGGACGGCATCACCCCTGCCGCAGTTGGTCCAGTCGCGAAAAATCGCGAACTGCCGGAATGTTCTGGCCGCCGACGGCCAGGAGACGCGTCGTCGCAGGAGCCGGCGGACCGGCCACGGCGATGACGCTGCAGCATGGCGTGTCTTGAGCCGCGACGAAGAAAGCTTCGCCGGCGCGGCGAAACCCTCACCGCCACAGACGGGCTGCCTGGGCACGGATCGCCAATGGCACCCTCACCCCAGCTTCACCCCGTTCGGCACCGGTTGATCCGGAACGGCGAGGACCACCGCGCCGTCGGCGCGATAAAAGCCCGTCAGCAGGAATTCCGACCGCACCGGACCGATCTGCTTCGGCGGGAAGTTCAGCACACCCAGGATCTGCCGGCCGAGCAGGGCCTCCTTCGAGTACAGCGCAGTCACCTGCGCACTGGTCTGCCGAACGCCAATCTCCGGCCCGAAGTCGACTCTGATCCGGTAAGCCGGCTTGCGAGCCTCTGGAAAGTCCGCCACCTCGACAATCGTGCCGACGCGAAGCTCGACCTGCTCGAATTGATGCCAGTCGATGGTGGACATGCGGTTGCTCCCGGCGGGTGGCAGAACTGCCGTCGGACACACAAATCGACCGCGGAGTTCGTCGGCTCCATTGGCCGGCGCGCCAGACCGACGGTCTCCGAGACGGAACGGCTGACCGCTACGCCGGCGATCATCCGCAACAATCTATGCACACAAGACTTATGGCACGCCCGCCCCGCCGTGGTCCGTCGCTGGGCGTCATTGGCCCCCTCGGCCCGATTGCGCTCCTCAGGCAATTTGTGAGCTAGAGTTCCGGTGATCGTGGACGACATCAACGGTTCAAGATGTCTGCGATCCCGGTTTGACAGGGTTTTCGGGCCATGAAACTGACTGCGAATACGGTCGCGACGCTGCGACAGCGTCTGGCCGCGCTCTTGACGGTCCTCGGTTTGTCCTCCGTCGGATATGCCGGCCACTCCAGCCACTGGACGTTTCACTGGAACGACGGCGCGCACGCGCATGCCGGCCCGTCCCATCCGGACGACGGGGCGGTTCGTAAGAAGTCGTTGACCGAAGAATACGGCGAACGCCCCATCTCGCACCGGACCCCCGACGGCAAGTTCCGCATCTCCTTCCCCACCTCCGACGCCATCGCCCGCGCCGGCGTTACTCTGGCCAGCATCGAAGACCGCGCCCTCACCGAACGCGTCGCCGCCAACGGCGAAGTCGCCTACGACGAACGCTACGTAGCCCAGTTATCAACACGCGTCCAGGGAACCGTCTGGAGAGTCCTGAAACACCACGGCCAGGAGGTCCGCAAGCGGGAGATTCTGGCGCTCGTGGAATCGGAAGAAGTCGGCCGGCTCAAGGCCGAGTTCCTGAACGGCCTCGTGACGATGGAAGTCCGCGCCGAGCTGGCCTCCAACCTGGAACGCGTCAAAGACGCAGTGACCGGCCGACAGATTCGCGAGGCTCAGGCCGCCCTTCGCGAAGCAAGAATTCGCCTGCTGAACTGCGAGCAAGCCCTCGTCAATCTGGGTTTCGAGCTGACCGTAGACGATTTTATCCCCCTCAACGACACGCAGCGGATGCTGAAGATCCGCACGCTCGGAGTTCCACCCGATCTGATCGCCGAACTCAATCCGGAACGAATCACCTCCAATCTGCTCCCGTTGTTCGCCCCCTTCGACGGAGTCATCATCGGTCATTCCGTGGTCGTCGGCGAAGTGGTCGACCCGATGCAGGCGACGTTTGAAATCGCCGACACCCGCAGAATGTGGCTCACGCTCGATCTGGGCAAAGAGAGCGCCGGACGCGTCGCGGTCGGGCAGGCGCTTCGTTTCGAAGTCCTGGGCCTCCCGCAACCGATCGAGAGCCGGATCACCTGGATCAGCACCGAAGTCGACAAGGAAACCCGCACGCTCAAAGTCCGCGCCGATGTCGACAACCCTCTCGTCACCGATCCGATCACCGGGGAGCCACGCGGCCGACTGCTTCGGGCGCAGACGTTCGGAACAGGACGAATCTCGCTGGTGGAAAACATGGCGGCGCGCGTCGTGCCTAGGAGCTGCGTGCAATGGGACGGCGATCAGCACGTCCTCTTTGTGCAGGTCAACGATCATTCCTTTGACTGCGTCCCGGTGACGCTCGGAATCACCAGTAACGATTTTACCGAAGTTCACGGAGACCTGCCGACCGCTGCCCGAGTCGTAAACGGCGGCAGCCACGCGTTAAAGTCGGCACTGGTGTTCTCCCGGATGGAAACGACTGCCAACTGATTGCCGCATCCCGGCCGGTCGATAGATCAGACGTCGGAACGCTGCCGGACCCGGTCCGTCGACCCGACCCGTTCCGGAACGAATTCCCCGAGCCGGCGGCCGTTCTCGCCCCGCGCCGTGACAAGAGGACGCCGGCGAATGCTGGTCGCATTAATCGAATGGGCCCTGCAACGCCGCGGCGCTGTCGCGGCCTGCGCCATCGCCGTCTGCGCAGCCGGCTACTGGTCTGCCGGCCAACTGCGAGTGGATGCCTTCCCCGACACCACGCCGATCCAGGTGCAGATCAACTCCCTGGCCCCGGGCCTCGTGGCCGACGAGATCGAACGTCAGATCACCTTTCCCATCGAACTGTCGATGGGAGGCCTGCCGGGCCTGGAATCCTTGCGGTCGGTTTCCCAGTTCGGTCTGTCGGTCGTCATCGTGACGTTCAAGGACGGCACCGACATCTTCTTCGCCCGCCAGCTCATCAACGAACGCCTGCAGACGGTGGATCTCCCGCCGGGACTCCCCAAACCGGAGATGGGTCCCGTTTCGACCGGGCTGGGCGAAGTCTTCCACTACCTGCTGATCCCCGACGGTCAGAGTCTGACGGATATCAAAACCTATCAGGACTGGACCCTCAAGCCGGAACTGCGGACGGTGGCCGGCATCGCCGAGGTCAACGCCTGGGGCGGGATGAACAAGCAGTACCAGATCCGGATCGACCCCGGTCGCCTGCAGAAGTATGACCTCACGCTCGACCAGGTGGTCCAGGCGATTCCGCGGAACAACCTCAACGTCGGCGGCGGCAGCATCCTCGCGGGAGGCGACGCAATCCTGGTCCACGGCGTCGGCCGGACCGTCAACACCGAACAGATCGGCGACATCGTCCTGAAAGCCCAGGACGGCGTCCCGGTCCGTGTCAAAGACGTGGCGGAAGTCACCATCGGACACGAACAGCGACGCGGCGTCGTCACCGCCAACGGCAAAGGCGAAGTCGTCCTGGGCCTCGGCTTCATGCTGATGGGCGAGAACAGCTACTCGGTCACCACTCGCATGCGGGAAAAGTTTGCCGCACTGCAGTCCGAGCTGCCCGAGGGCATCCAGGCCGAGGTGGTCTACGACCGCACCCGGCTGGTCGACCAGGTCATCGCCACCGTCCGCACCAACCTGCTGGAAGGCGCGTTTCTGGTTGTCGTGATCCTGTACCTCCTCCTGGGAAGCCTGCGGGCCGGGCTGATCGCGGCCACGGCGATTCCGCTGTCGATGATGTTCGGCTTCTGCGGCATGAACCAGGCGATGATCGCGGCTTCGCTGCTGAGCCTCGGCGCCATCGACTTCGGCATCGTCGTCGACAGCTCCGTCGTCGTCATCGAAAGCATCATCCGCAAACTGGGACATCACGGCGAAGTGTCGGGGCCGGAACGCCTGCGACTGATCCGCGAAGCCACCGCCGAAGTCCGCAAGCCGGCCTGCTTCGGCCAGCTCATCATCATGATCGTCTATATCCCCATCCTCTCGCTGGAAGGGGTGGAAGGCAAAATGTTCCGTCCGATGGCGTGGACGGTGATCTTCATTCTGATCGGTTCGCTGATCGTCTCGCTGACCGTCACGCCAGTCCTGGCGAGCTGGCTGCTGCCGAAAAAAGTCGAAGAAAAGGACGTCTGGCTGGTCCGGCTCGCCCAATGGATCTACCGGCCGTTTCTGGCGATGGCCCTGCAGGCGCGCTGGCTGGTGATCGGCCTCGCCCTCGCGATCCTGATCGCAACCGGCTACAGCGCCTCCCGGATGGGCTCGGAGTTCGTCCCCCGGCTCTCCGAGGGAGACCTGGTCCTGGGAATTCTGCGGGCGCCGGGAACGAGCCTCGAAGCCTCGGCCGCAGTCAACACGCAGATGGAAAAGTTGATCCTCCAGCAGTTTCCCGACGAAGTCTCTCACGTCTGGAGCCGGGTCGGTACGCCCGAAGTGGCCACCGATGCGGGAGCCGTCGAGGCGACCGATATGTTTATCGCCCTCAAACCGCGCAGCGGATGGACCCGCGCCCGGACCCAGGCCGGGCTGGTCGA harbors:
- a CDS encoding tRNA-binding protein yields the protein MSTIDWHQFEQVELRVGTIVEVADFPEARKPAYRIRVDFGPEIGVRQTSAQVTALYSKEALLGRQILGVLNFPPKQIGPVRSEFLLTGFYRADGAVVLAVPDQPVPNGVKLG
- a CDS encoding carboxypeptidase regulatory-like domain-containing protein; translated protein: MTNCFRELGRTLVFLTPLVAGCGSNGPDLKPVYPVTGSVFVDGEAAKGAVVMFHPLPIQTGRFDMIRSRGTVNENGRFQLTTYQTDDGAPEGEYAVTIYWPGKRTGKPDPNDENSDLPPDRLGLRYNDPATSKIRVQVTGPETSLESFELD
- a CDS encoding efflux RND transporter periplasmic adaptor subunit gives rise to the protein MKLTANTVATLRQRLAALLTVLGLSSVGYAGHSSHWTFHWNDGAHAHAGPSHPDDGAVRKKSLTEEYGERPISHRTPDGKFRISFPTSDAIARAGVTLASIEDRALTERVAANGEVAYDERYVAQLSTRVQGTVWRVLKHHGQEVRKREILALVESEEVGRLKAEFLNGLVTMEVRAELASNLERVKDAVTGRQIREAQAALREARIRLLNCEQALVNLGFELTVDDFIPLNDTQRMLKIRTLGVPPDLIAELNPERITSNLLPLFAPFDGVIIGHSVVVGEVVDPMQATFEIADTRRMWLTLDLGKESAGRVAVGQALRFEVLGLPQPIESRITWISTEVDKETRTLKVRADVDNPLVTDPITGEPRGRLLRAQTFGTGRISLVENMAARVVPRSCVQWDGDQHVLFVQVNDHSFDCVPVTLGITSNDFTEVHGDLPTAARVVNGGSHALKSALVFSRMETTAN
- a CDS encoding efflux RND transporter permease subunit; its protein translation is MLVALIEWALQRRGAVAACAIAVCAAGYWSAGQLRVDAFPDTTPIQVQINSLAPGLVADEIERQITFPIELSMGGLPGLESLRSVSQFGLSVVIVTFKDGTDIFFARQLINERLQTVDLPPGLPKPEMGPVSTGLGEVFHYLLIPDGQSLTDIKTYQDWTLKPELRTVAGIAEVNAWGGMNKQYQIRIDPGRLQKYDLTLDQVVQAIPRNNLNVGGGSILAGGDAILVHGVGRTVNTEQIGDIVLKAQDGVPVRVKDVAEVTIGHEQRRGVVTANGKGEVVLGLGFMLMGENSYSVTTRMREKFAALQSELPEGIQAEVVYDRTRLVDQVIATVRTNLLEGAFLVVVILYLLLGSLRAGLIAATAIPLSMMFGFCGMNQAMIAASLLSLGAIDFGIVVDSSVVVIESIIRKLGHHGEVSGPERLRLIREATAEVRKPACFGQLIIMIVYIPILSLEGVEGKMFRPMAWTVIFILIGSLIVSLTVTPVLASWLLPKKVEEKDVWLVRLAQWIYRPFLAMALQARWLVIGLALAILIATGYSASRMGSEFVPRLSEGDLVLGILRAPGTSLEASAAVNTQMEKLILQQFPDEVSHVWSRVGTPEVATDAGAVEATDMFIALKPRSGWTRARTQAGLVEVMAQFVDEYPGQIVWFTQPIEQRINEMVSGVRADIALKVFGQDLDALVQKANELQTVLKGIPGAADVSAEQINGQPILRIAIRQDEIARYGIAAADVLDVVESVGGKAVGQIVEGQLRFPIVVRLPDNLRDGPDALKQVQLQAPGGERLPLSRLADIELISGPKLVTREWSRRRIVVQSNVRGRDVGSFVADAQKQIAEKVDLPPDQFRLEWGGQFENMQRAQARLTIVVPLALGLILVLLYLTYRNVTDALLLFVSVPFACVGGVWFLLAREMPLSISSAVGFITLSGVSVLNGMVLASALRERLAVDPDPAAALAHTAHSCLRTIIMTALVASLGFVPMAVSEGTGAEVQRPLATVVIGGVISSTLFTLFVLPALYRLVLRPTKAPTPLPF
- a CDS encoding DUF1559 domain-containing protein; its protein translation is MSSPDRRAFTLIELLVVIAIIAILIGLLLPAVQQAREAARRTQCRNNLKQIGLAIHNYESVYNGIPPNGTNPVGARHGWNFRLLPYLEQPALAEMYRDEGEWFDPSNQPVYSRQLAVFQCPSAPNPRTSTGATTNGQNWTDAACTDYSSSDGVDSSAVVGLGVPATLNRGGLFSNDKPIRFAECTDGLTNTIMIVEDAGRPEFWVRGKRLGTIGSTAPTSVNQSAYGVWAGRDNKTQIHGHTMDGLAFPGPCAVNCTNWRGIYAFHSQMANICFGDGSVRSLGEGLNVYTLIDLTTRAGGEVVTINDY
- a CDS encoding ABC transporter substrate-binding protein, whose product is MPRHRSLEFVRMERLLHARRVGLAGSAVMCSAALIYLATATAGSAVDAAVIRIPRANGAEAGLPGTGSHPVEVVEEGPGYRVIRHAAGTTRVPASPQRVCALSAADELLAIGLKPVAHSINDGNFPDYLAEPLADVPWIPNVYGAHLPNLEAVVRVRPDLIITRNTSRQTYLQLSQIAPVVVLLDHLVNYRQRLLDVGVVVGRRRQAEARLAWYNAKVSAANAVLHPIVGSRTMAMMAVRPRIYRLFGDQNHVSPLLYGDLQMKRPDLVRNRTWSSTISPEQLLRFDADYLLVAVSGNGEGRRTYDVLRKSFVWSRVPAIRNECTLAVPKWRHWSDSGILGRARGIDDVLRLVSAESIATVNAQADAARNESLP